Proteins encoded in a region of the Anopheles aquasalis chromosome 2, idAnoAquaMG_Q_19, whole genome shotgun sequence genome:
- the LOC126571146 gene encoding protein outspread isoform X2, which yields MGTRNIECRKFSPNIFNKSKCTHCFRQREEHSAAALECNRATRKVSKRGYLFVAPDWDFSNPLYRTKRWQRRWFVLYDDGELTYSVDEHPETIPQAIIDMTKVLEVSTADAITSHPHSIAITAPERVTFVKGTCPEETKWWYNVLVAFPKSKGRHKRNATFPGGQATAILQAQMYNESQSISTKNTPPTRDKLAQLDSGKAATRLRTRHRSSLDVSDTGEQDDIDSGIDSHIESGAAAKCLLLDVSGGGGGGVGASELVRTRDEPKLKDIANTITNVNRWSSPCISDSLSLIAPQHESPQDENTIPTTPLQMRPQSLSIPSSAPAIVSAIVKKIPTSTSGSGGGGGGKTGQGPPAPPITSNNAGLNSSSLLKLKPSQTHERGDPDGDCGMDEAPASYLGKSSEHRVPSSEATDLLHAKKGWLQKQDVRTGDWSKHWFTLRGAALFYYRDPVAEEKGVLDGVLDVNSITSITELPVNKGYGFQLMTWDNHRIVLSTGTINIRNNWINVLKNAAGLPPTTKATLNNNSLGLSNQNDDNFKTLADSPPGGTPVVVTPTSPLEIELIAASEAIEQKQSQQQKKKIKLLQLEKNNNNNNNSHGGGNGLLHHMEGVVPLVGGEDVVDTLVAPRKDVIVHLSSARGGPPKLIEQPLQAPSSQHSATVKDSNSSNSNSNNSSNSNTSSNQPQPKSVVQSPVTPLTPKSLLFSSDSEEYRTASEGGRRDSVGGDWGSPVSPLPPAIPQCAVARTKDRVRTSSSSNATSASNRSLHKRSRSSPPTSRRSTLESGQPLESVSINTVQEEETGLEKELQLRLQAAEKELSMLREETHEREARMSELLTTLERTEQELTRKRELEENREKLMVQLQESRAAGQDIIEQVTHELNKSRETTKELEDRLARGIEENESLYRKLQECGITSPASSICSLVTAASTTAMRTHGGTGSGTKIKRMDSFSDLTFLSEIDPATLDKDMLADEYRELRARFERAVSELKAMKRELKDAHGLYDDLEIGYLTLQKELDRQVEEHGAQSRMMADRIQDMTNKYTAAEKQVRQLKQKMVRSEKRRSLSLKGKESLSIQKELEEKVSELESKIDALEAAGVPIAAKTIGVELATPEVVSPPVSQPAATNSGKPARSSSSSSLTRLRRKSLDSASLSSQPMQVLLRLNNLEKRVDGVQPLAGDLAKRDASDIETASIASTSSTTTAAPCSTPIQKVPEHLMDRLKSLEGVVVSVRELVDQSVQQFHNLRSTRSRRSVSPIADKKDSFRFIERCLSEVAKLLRESCDNCIVQDGCLTSSGSGPTSAVNSVLVLPDSNPIKQALSQLETQLKGKLSDLLKQRRMLRETNGLTQRKDMELLAERIAFESVCFGRLRHALERAENLQEFEERQTKVEVCETIQLMSLLKAKLAGKCAVRPSNSVDVLASVLARKLMLSAGRTSTIRTLSFPPIGTALLDDLVRQQNEVHLIAKRYKTTAMENLAYGLAAETLSYISSSHETVQGAVQEAWRQAQEAVNAELVQSEIAHIMMRNAQRYENSLAPAFGYALSTQERITFETFADAVHEALRREMDAAVAQLTECYEETLAKMKRGQWRLHLEQERKPSESRQLLGEFADIIAHKALIDARVQVLKGDYVPSRQKQPKCGGPQEERVFSVAALKQYENLYTDLTTDLEVTNADDILAEADFNFMYKYFTSEHSLNKAEVKEVSAILNDLERSVVALQSSLQRPESDNGSNDAAAAVVVATALDVDSLRSIHARCVEIQQRIDSLISAAKQLQARSEQCAMLQERLQQATQEHDRELTAVRQEYEQQLEQLQRRIDEQQHRIRTIDSERAELLERLNNERNLLKQKEKELHEVSVRLTRVEAASNEKDKEIEDLLESYDAERKRARTLKDRCEELTESCRKTADEYAELEKERDYLFEEVRKEQEHVRKLEKHLELLETEHAQQIDNLHAAYREQQMANELDSQKDKDDEDSLRSRYQAEIQQLRALCEKGLAAMEASHKRIIHELEEKHQQEIAKLILEKEQALAEETQATLAALDAMKKAHQNEVQREVTRFKQEFLKQFQKGGQPPQTFREKEQELEEVRLEILSLSEKYSMKCVETASLEEKLRIATQQLKCSQQHIQQLDVRNKQLRAHFISNPPEDASSASPPQTSSSVVTPKDTNLFSGNVQQEGELLNVSRSSKRTISGSSSSSSNGGHTSLPTATSANTADSALDLLDRVSECQHLLLNNKKEAHPRLKFTEGAKLGVAPIFSTSTKTTGSSTTGTAIIESVNLASSTNNNRAKVLNSKQLNMNLISGGAPGTGALQQQQSAATTVVVSPTILSLPLITSATLKNSNLLRNTTNGTGGAGPGAANNHSTSNNNNNNNNSHMHNNNNINSSNNNNNNNDNDTMHALKPSTKHCSPPPLDERDVEQQIHRFELEI from the exons GTGAGCAGGACGATATTGATTCTGGCATTGATTCCCATATCGAATCGGGAGCAG cgGCCAAGTGTTTGTTGCTGGAcgtcagcggtggtggtggcggtggcgttggtgcgTCGGAACTGGTACGCACGAGGGACGAACCAAAGCTGAAGGATATCGCAAACACGATTACGAACGTGAACCGCTGGAGCAGCCCCTGCATCTCCGACAGCCTGTCACTCATCGCGCCGCAACACGAGAGTCCGCAGGACGAAAACACGATCCCCACCACACCGCTCCAGATGCGGCCCCAGTCGCTCAGCATACCATCGAGTGCGCCCGCGATCGTCTCCGCCATTGTGAAGAAGATCCCAACGTCCACGAGCGGCtcgggtggaggtggtggtggtaagacTGGTCAAGGACCTCCGGCACCGCCCATTACCTCGAACAACGCGGGTCTCAACTCGTCTAGtctgctgaagctgaagcctAGTCAAACGCACGAACGGGGCGATCCCGATGGTGACTGCGGTATGGACGAAGCGCCCGCTAGCTATCTCGGTAAAAGCTCGGAGCATCGTGTCCCCAGTTCGGAGGCTACCGATTTGTTGCACGCGAAAAAGGGCTGGCTGCAGAAACAGGATGTACGGACGGGCGATTGGAGTAAACACTGGTTCACACTGCGTGGTGCCGCCCTTTTCTACTACCGTGATCCGGTGGCTGAGGAGAAGGGCGTCCTGGATGGTGTGCTGGACGtgaacagcatcaccagcatcaccgagCTACCGGTCAACAAGGGTTACGGTTTTCAGCTTATG ACCTGGGACAACCACAGGATCGTACTGTCGACCGGCACGATCAACATTCGCAACAATTGGATCAACGTGCTGAAGAATGCGGCCGGTttgccaccgacgacgaaggcaacgctcaacaacaacagcctcgGGTTGAGCAACCAGAACGATGACAACTTCAAAACGTTAGCGGACAGTCCCCCGGGCGGTACACCGGTCGTCGTCACACCGACCTCACcgctcgagatcgagctgATCGCGGCCAGCGAGGCGATCGAACagaagcaatcgcagcagcaaaaaaagaaaattaagctgctgcagctggagaagaacaataacaacaacaacaacagccacggGGGTGGCAATGGGTTGCTGCATCACATGGAAGGTGTGGTGCCGCTCGTTGGTGGTGAAGATGTGGTCGATACGCTGGTCGCCCCTCGGAAGGACGTGATCGTGCATTTGTCGTCGGCCCGCGGTGGACCACCGAAGCTGATCGAACAACCGTTgcaagcaccatcatcacagcaCAGTGCCACAGTAAAGGACAGTAACAGTAGTAATAGTAACAGTAATAACAGTAGCAATAGTAATACTAGTAGTAATCAGCCTCAACCAAAGTCGGTCGTGCAGTCGCCGGTCACGCCGCTCACGCCCAAGTCGCTGCTGTTCTCGTCCGACTCGGAGGAGTACCGGACGGCCTCGGAAGGTGGTCGGCGGGATAGTGTCGGAGGGGACTGGGGTTCACCGGTGTCCCCGTTGCCACCGGCGATACCGCAATGCGCGGTCGCGCGTACCAAAGATAGAGTAAgaacgtcctcgtcgtcgaacGCCACGTCCGCCTCGAACCGAAGTCTGCACAAGCGTAGCCGCTCCTCACCACCGACCTCTCGCCGTAGTACACTCGAGAGTGGCCAACCGCTTGAATCCGTTTCGATAAACACGGTACAGGAGGAAGAGACGGGACTGGAGAAGGAGCTACAGCTACGACTGCAGGCCGCCGAAAAGGAGCTTTCGATGTTGCGCGAGGAAACACACGAACGAGAGGCGCGCATGTCCGAGCTGCTGACCACACTCGAGCGAACGGAACAGGAGTTGACCCGGAAGCGCGAACTGGAAGAGAACCGCGAAAAGCTTATGGTGCAACTGCAGGAAAGCCGTGCAGCCGGCCAGGACATCATCGAGCAGGTCACGCACGAGCTAAACAAAAGCCGCGAAACGACGAAAGAGCTCGAGGATCGTCTTGCCCGCGGTATCGAGGAGAATGAATCGCTCTACCGGAAACTCCAGGAGTGCGGCATCACCAGCCCGGCCTCCAGTATCTGCAGTCTGGTGACGGCAGCGAGCACGACGGCAATGCGCACGCACGGCGGTACCGGCAGCGGTACGAAGATCAAGCGGATGGACTCATTCAGCGATCTAACGTTCCTGTCCGAGATCGATCCGGCCACGCTCGACAAGGACATGCTGGCCGATGAGTACCGGGAACTGCGGGCACGCTTCGAGCGTGCAGTCAGTGAACTGAAGGCGATGAAGCGCGAACTGAAGGATGCCCATGGACTGTACGATGATCTGGAGATCGGCTACCTGACGCTACAGAAGGAGCTCGATCGGCAGGTGGAAGAGCACGGTGCACAGTCGCGCATGATGGCCGATCGGATACAGGACATGACGAACAAGTACACGGCAGCGGAGAAACAGGTGCGGCAGCTGAAACAGAAGATGGTTCGCTCGGAAAAGCGTCGATCGTTGTCACTGAAAGGCAAAGAATCGCTGTCGATCCAGAAGGAGCTGGAGGAGAAAGTGAGCGAGCTGGAGAGCAAGATCGATGCACTCGAGGCGGCCGGCGTACCGATCGCAGCGAAAACGATCGGTGTAGAGCTGGCCACACCGGAAGTGGTATCACCGCCAGTCAGTCAACCGGCAGCTACCAACTCCGGCAAGCCAGCACggtcatcatcctcctcctccctaaCACGACTACGTCGCAAGAGCCTGGACAGTGCCTCGCTGTCCTCGCAACCGATGCAGGTGCTGCTTCGTCTCAACAATCTCGAGAAACGTGTCGATGGAGTACAACCGTTGGCCGGCGATTTGGCGAAACGGGATGCCAGTGACATCGAAACGGCCAGTATAGCCAGTACGAGCTCCACCACGACGGCGGCTCCCTGTTCTACTCCGATCCAGAAAGTGCCGGAACATCTGATGGATCGACTGAAGAGTCTCGAGGGAGTGGTTGTGTCGGTGCGCGAACTGGTCGACCAGAGTGTCCAGCAGTTCCACAACCTTCGCTCAACACGCTCCCGCCGCTCCGTTTCACCGATCGCCGACAAAAAGGACTCGTTCCGGTTCATCGAACGGTGCCTGTCGGAGGTGGCGAAGCTGTTGCGCGAGAGCTGTGACAATTGCATCGTACAAGATGGATGCCTGACGAGCTCGGGATCGGGACCAACGAGCGCGGTCAACAGTGTCCTCGTGCTGCCCGATTCGAACCCGATTAAGCAAGCGTTGAGCCAACTGGAGACACAGCTTAAAGGCAAACTGTCGGATCTACTCAAACAACGTCGAATGTTGCGTGAAACGAACGGGCTAACGCAGCGCAAGGATATGGAGCTGCTGGCCGAACGGATCGCTTTCGAGAGTGTGTGCTTCGGCCGGTTGCGCCATGCACTGGAACGCGCGGAGAACTTGCAGGAGTTCGAGGAACGCCAAACCAAGGTGGAGGTGTGCGAAACGATACAGCTGATGTCACTGCTGAAGGCGAAACTGGCCGGCAAGTGTGCGGTACGGCCGAGCAACAGTGTGGACGTGCTGGCCAGTGTACTGGCCCGGAAGTTGATGCTTTCTGCCGGACGCACCAGCACGATCCGTACACTGTCTTTCCCACCGATCGGTACGGCGCTGCTCGATGATCTGGTGCGTCAGCAGAACGAGGTTCATCTGATTGCGAAGCGTTAcaagacgacggcgatggagaACCTGGCGTATGGGTTGGCCGCGGAAACGCTAAGCTACATCTCGTCCTCACACGAAACGGTCCAAGGTGCGGTACAGGAAGCCTGGCGTCAGGCACAGGAAGCCGTCAATGCGGAGCTGGTGCAATCGGAGATCGCTCACATCATGATGCGGAATGCTCAGCGGTATGAGAACTCGCTGGCCCCTGCGTTCGGTTATGCACTGTCCACGCAGGAGCGCATCACGTTTGAGACGTTTGCCGATGCTGTCCATGAAGCGTTGCGCCGTGAGATGGATGCCGCCGTGGCACAGCTAACGGAGTGCTATGAAGAAACGCTGGCAAAGATGAAGCGTGGCCAGTGGAGGCTACATCTCGAGCAGGAACGTAAACCGAGCGAAAGCCGACAACTGCTAGGCGAGTTTGCGGACATTATCGCGCACAAAGCGCTGATCGATGCGCGGGTGCAAGTGCTCAAGGGTGACTACGTACCGAGCCGGCAGAAGCAACCAAAGTGCGGTGGTCCACAGGAGGAACGTGTGTTCAGTGTGGCTGCGCTGAAGCAGTACGAGAACCTGTACACCGATCTGACGACCGACCTCGAGGTGACGAATGCGGACGACATTTTGGCCGAGGCAGATTTCAACTTCATGTACAAGTACTTTACCAGTGAACATTCGCTCAACAAAGCGGAAGTGAAGGAAGTGTCGGCGATACTGAACGACCTGGAGCGCTCTGTGGTGGCGTTGCAGAGTAGTCTGCAGCGGCCGGAGAGTGATAACGGAAGcaacgacgccgccgccgccgttgtcgtcgcgaCCGCACTCGATGTGGACAGTTTGCGAAGCATTCATGCTCGGTGCGTCGAGATACAGCAACGGATCGATTCGCTCATCAGTGCCGCTAAGCAACTGCAGGCCCGTAGCGAACAGTGTGCCATGCTGCAGGAACGATTGCAGCAGGCTACGCAAGAGCACGACCGTGAGTTGACGGCGGTACGGCAGGAGTACGAGCAACAGTTGGAGCAACTGCAGCGAAGgatcgacgagcagcagcaccgtatcCGGACGATCGACAGTGAGCGAGcggagctgctggagcggcTCAACAACGAGCGCAATCTGTTgaaacagaaggagaaggaactgCACGAGGTTTCGGTACGATTGACACGCGTTGAGGCGGCCAGCAACGAGAAGGACAAGGAGATCGAGGATCTACTCGAAAGTTACGATGCCGAGCGGAAGCGGGCCCGGACGCTTAAGGATCGGTGCGAGGAGCTGACGGAGAGTTGTCGCAAAACGGCGGACGAGTACGCggagctggagaaggaacGGGACTACCTGTTTGAGGAGGTGCgcaaggagcaggagcacgTGCGGAAGCTGGAGAAGcatctggagctgctggaaacgGAACATGCGCAGCAGATCGACAATCTGCATGCCGCCTACCGGGAACAGCAGATGGCTAACGAGCTGGACTCGCAGAAGGACAAGGATGATGAGGACAGTTTGCGATCACGCTACCAGGCCGAGATACAGCAGCTTCGG GCACTCTGTGAGAAGGGATTGGCCGCAATGGAAGCTTCACACAAGCGCATCATCCACGAGCTCGAGGAGAAGCATCAGCAGGAGATTGCGAAGCTCATTCTGGAGAAGGAACAAGCGCTGGCCGAAGAAACACAG gCCACATTGGCAGCACTCGACGCCATGAAGAAAGCTCACCAGAATGAGGTACAGCGAGAGGTGACACGCTTCAAGCAGGAGTTCCTGAAACAGTTCCAAAAGGGTGGCCAACCGCCACAAACCTTCCGCGAAAAAGA acaAGAGCTCGAGGAAGTACGGCTAGAGATTCTGTCCCTGTCGGAGAAGTACTCGATGAAGTGCGTGGAGACGGCTTCGCTGGAGGAGAAGCTACGTATCGCGACGCAGCAGCTTAAGTGCTCCCAGCAGcacatccagcagctcgaCGTTAG GAACAAACAACTGCGAGCTCACTTCATCTCTAACCCGCCAGAGGATGCGTcctcagcatcaccaccacagaCGAGTAGCAGTGTCGTAACGCCAAAGGATACCAACCTGTTCAGCGGGAACGTG cagcaggaaggtgAGCTACTGAACGTAAGCCGAAGCTCCAAGCGGACAAtatctggcagcagcagtagcagcagcaatggcggaCACACTTCCTTGCCGACGGCAACCAGCGCCAACACCGCCGACAGCGCgctcgatctgctcgatcgaGTGTCGGAGTGTCAGCACCTTCTACTGAACAATAAGAAAGAAGCACACCCGCGGTTAAAGTTCACCGAAG GAGCCAAACTAGGCGTAGCACCGATCTTCTCTACCTCTACCAAGACGACCGGCTCGTCCACGACCGGGACGGCCATAATCGAGTCGGTCAACCTGGCCAGCAGTACCAACAACAATCGAGCCAAAGTACTCAACTCCAAGCAGCTCAACATGAACCTTATCAGTGGAGGAGCGCCAGGAACTGGTgcgctgcaacagcaacaatcggCAGCGACGACCGTGGTGGTCTCACCCACAATCCTCTCACTACCCCTCATCACCTCCGCCACCCTCAAGAACAGCAATCTTCTGCGGAATACGACGAATGGCACGGGTGGCGCTGGTCCTGGCGCCGCTAACaatcacagcaccagcaacaacaacaacaacaacaacaacagtcacaTGcataacaacaataacattAATAGtagcaacaataataataataataatgataacgATACCATGCACGCGCTTAAGCCATCGACTAAACATTGTTCGCCCCCTCCCCTAGATGAGAGGGACGTTGAACAACAAATTCATCGGTTCGAGTTGGAAATCTAA